Proteins encoded by one window of Brienomyrus brachyistius isolate T26 chromosome 1, BBRACH_0.4, whole genome shotgun sequence:
- the prmt6 gene encoding protein arginine N-methyltransferase 6, with amino-acid sequence MEMSRLSKKRKLDKSVQDDLYFDSYSDVTIHEEMIADSVRTDTYRLGITRNGHVIQGKVVLDVGAGTGVLSIFCAQAGARKVYAVEASSIAEQAMEVVRLNHMEDQVTVIRGALEAVQLPEKVDVIVSEWMGYALLHESMLNSVLLARDRWLKPGGLLLPSKAELFVAPINDLAVEERLGFWGTVKERYGVDMSCMTGFAQKCIMNNDIAVSLVTVEDVLSHPCRFAELDLLTVTEEQLRSVQGSFSCACFGSSTVNAFCVWFTVTFPGAEKPLVLSTSPFKPETHWKQAVLYLDEPVEVMQDTRVEGEITMFPSEESSRHICINVEFSIGDLKRKNKTFSIPDGYSDVQ; translated from the coding sequence ATGGAAATGTCTCGTTTATCAAAGAAAAGAAAgttggacaaaagtgtccagGACGACCTGTATTTTGACAGCTACTCCGACGTAACCATTCACGAAGAGATGATCGCGGACAGCGTGCGCACGGACACCTACAGGTTGGGAATTACGCGGAACGGCCATGTTATCCAGGGCAAAGTGGTGCTGGACGTGGGTGCGGGAACTGGCGTGCTCAGCATCTTCTGCGCACAAGCCGGGGCCAGGAAGGTATATGCGGTGGAGGCCAGCTCGATCGCCGAGCAGGCCATGGAGGTAGTCAGGCTGAATCACATGGAGGACCAGGTCACGGTGATCCGGGGTGCCCTAGAGGCGGTGCAGCTGCCTGAGAAAGTTGACGTCATCGTCAGCGAGTGGATGGGTTATGCACTGCTCCACGAGTCCATGCTGAATTCCGTACTGCTCGCCCGGGATAGGTGGCTGAAGCCCGGCGGCCTGCTGCTGCCCTCCAAGGCCGAGCTATTCGTAGCGCCTATTAACGACCTGGCGGTGGAGGAGCGCCTAGGCTTCTGGGGCACGGTGAAGGAGCGCTACGGCGTGGACATGTCCTGCATGACTGGCTTCGCGCAGAAGTGCATCATGAACAATGACATCGCTGTGAGCCTGGTCACTGTGGAGGATGTGCTGTCCCACCCCTGCCGTTTTGCCGAGCTGGACCTGCTCACGGTCACTGAGGAACAGTTAAGGAGCGTCCAGGGCAGCTTCAGCTGTGCCTGCTTCGGCTCCTCTACCGTGAACGCATTTTGTGTTTGGTTCACTGTCACTTTTCCAGGGGCAGAGAAACCCCTAGTGCTCTCCACATCCCCTTTTAAACCAGAGACACATTGGAAGCAGGCAGTCCTGTACCTGGATGAGCCCGTGGAGGTGATGCAAGACACCAGAGTAGAAGGGGAGATAACGATGTTCCCCTCGGAAGAAAGTTCCAGACATATCTGCATCAATGTGGAATTTAGTATAGGAGACCTTaaaaggaaaaacaagactttttCAATTCCTGATGGATACTCGGATGTCCAATAA